A window of Castanea sativa cultivar Marrone di Chiusa Pesio chromosome 8, ASM4071231v1 genomic DNA:
ACTGCAGCTAGCCATTCCTGTCACTCCCTTGACCCTTTCTTTACTCTCTcgatccctctctctctctctctcactcaacAATGGTGTCACTGTCCCCActctccctcctcctcctccgcctCCTCTTCCTCTTCACTCTTACACACCTCTCCACCTCTCAAAACACCACCACAAAACACTACTACCTAAAACTCCCATTACTCCACAAAACCCCACCACCTTCCCCATCCCAATCCCTCCTCCACGACTCCCTCCGCCTCTCTCATCTCCAccaccacagccaccaccacctccaTCGCCTCACCTCCCCAGTCATCTCCGGCGCCTCCTCCGGCTCCGGCCAATACTTCATCTCCCTCCTCCTCGGCACCCCTCCTCAACCCCTCCTCCTCATCGCCGACACAGCCTCCGACCTCATCTGGACCCACTGCTCCGCCTCCAcccaccacaacaacaacccCCACAACCCCATCTTCTTTCCACGCCTCTCCGCCTCTTTCAAACCCCACCATTGCTTCCACCCTTCCTGCAAACTCGTCCCCAACCCCCCAAACTCGCATTGCAACAACGCCTCCACCCTCCACACCCCATGTCTCTTCAACTACTCCTACGCTGACTCCTCCTCTTCCTCTGGCTTCTTCTCCACCGAAACGGCATCGTTTCTCTCCAAACACAAACACGAACACAAACCCACCAACCTCACATTATCATTCGGGTGCGGGTTTTGGGTCTCCGGTACTGAATTCAATTCGGCCCAGGGAGTCATGGGTCTCGGCAGAGGACCCATTTCGTTTACCTCCCAATTGGGTCGTCGTTTTGGGAACAAGTTCTCTTACTGTCTCAAGGATTACACTCTCTCTCCACCACCCACAAGTTACTTAACCATCGGTGGCGGCGAAACTCAAAACGACAATGTCGTTTCCAGCAAAATGAAGTTCACGCCGTTAGTGGTAAACCCTCTCTCCCCGTCGTTTTACTACATTGGCATCAAAAGCGTGTCCGTTGACGGCGCGAAATTACGGATTCACCCTTCCGTTTGGTCCATTGACGACAACGGTAACGGCGGGACAGTTATTGATTCCGGTACGACGCTGACGTTTTTAGCTGAGGAAGCTTACGGTGAAGTTGTAACGGCGATTAGACGGCGAGTGAGGAACCTAACGGTGCCGAGTCCAACTCCGGGGTTTGAGCTGTGTGTGAACGAGTCGAAGTTGGTAAAGGGAACGAGTTTGCCGAGGCTGAAGTTTGAACTCGTTGGGAACTCGGCGTTTTCGCCGCCTCCGAGGAATTACTTTATAGCAACTGAGGAACGAGTCATGTGCCTGGCGATTCAACCCGTGAACTCGGAGACTGGGTTTTCGGTGATAGGGAATCTAATGCAACAAGGTTTTTTGTTGGAGTTTGATAGAGACAGATCTCGTCTCGGGTTTTCGCGTCATGGCTGTGACGTACCATGATAAATTCATATTCAACTCGtgctgttttgtttttttggaggGTTGGAAatagttattttaatattattactGCTAAATATAAATGATAAATCATAGTTGTTTTTGGACATTATTGtgtgaattttcaattttgtttctccTCTCATATTTTTTGTCCCTTCTTTTTGGTATATTTTTATGGGTTTCGATTAGACCCGGTGCTTCTAGTGTCCTGGAGTCGATTAAATTATGACACGTGTCAAAAAATGAACAATGGGTTTAATGCAACTGGACCCAAATTTGCTCCCTATTTTTATTGCTTCGtcgtgcatttgcattttttttttttttttggaagatgaaACTTGATGTTTTCATTAAATTGAAATTGGATTATAACATAGAATAGTAGTGAAGAGTGTACAAATTAACACTTTGCCCTATCAACTAGTAGAAGTTGCTGTAGTATTAGGGGCTCCATTCCTTTCCACTGCTAGGATGTTCTAGCGGCTTTGGCGTTTTGAGCAAGTTTTATATGCAACACTGTTGTTGTCTTTTTTTCAGATGCTTCACTTTTCGGCTGCCTAGCTGACTCAAAAGATCAagaattccttttttttttttttttttttgatgcgGATCAAGAATGCCTTGGACTTTAAatgttatgtttttaaaattattaaattaaaccTAAggtttttctaataaattaggacaaattttttttgagggctaaaaaaaaagtttttttttttaaagagagttttaaTCTACGGCTTTTTTGCTCTTGATAATAGCTTATTATCATCagattaagacaccaatcagttttttgtgtaggcagaaattgaactctaaatttcttatttaatcactagagactttactagtttaGTCTAGATATCGAGTACATTGGACCTGTGACAAAACACCTGTGTCAAGACaataacacttgataaaaagtGAATATGTATTACCATCTTGACAAATCTATACTAGAGTGTTGGACCTAAgttaaatccaaaaaattataaGCGTCTGTCTTAAACCTTAAAAGGCTTAAACATGATACAGTTTCACTTAAAGTCTTTGAGGTTTGGTTTATTACtatatgaaatttcaaaattaaaatttgttatcttttgaaatcttgagatttaatttgttatgcTGCTACTAAGTTAGgtggtaaaaaaaaaggggtaaaatCCACTTGCAAGGAAAGAAAAGGTTATTAAAGTGAATTGTTGCTAAacgcatttttatttatttatttgtttttaccCAATATTCAAAGTTTTCAAATTCACCTGTATGGAAATTTTTAGGCTTAACATTCTGTTATGACCCACAGACAGAGACAGACCACTGTATTAGGCAAGACATAATGACTGGAATTTAATGTGTCAAAACCAATCTCTGTGTTTGTGGGGTACTTAGCCAAAATTTGGCCCGTCACTCTCCATTCTCCAACTAAATGTCTTTTGACTCCACACACGTGAGTGTCATTCTCTTCTATtcatttgagaagaaaaattaactaattcAGACTAACATTACGTTAAACCAAACAAGagcggatttttttttttgtttgtttggggaTAAATTTTAGTATAATAAAATAGTCACAAGTTAAATTAAACCATTACACATGTGAGTACGAGGACGAGGATCCCTAATCCAATTCAAATGGGCAGCTAAGATTATTTCTGAGAATACACCTTGGACCTAGGGGACGAGCATTAGCAGTGTGAGCCGCATGAAGTTAAAACATCACAAAGGGAAGAAAGCATACTCGGCACAAAATACGAGAATAATGAAGGAAGAAGGGTGTAGAAGCCATCCCCTTCGCATTAAATACAAGACAACTACtcccctgaccgcattaatgagaaaataaccATGAACAGTGGTGGCATAGCTAAGATTGCAGGGTAAAAGCTTACTAGTATGTTCCGGATGAGATAGAAGTCCTAGGAATTCAATCTCAGCACCCCAAGTGTAGGATTATGATGATTTgtgtttaaatataaaagaaaaattaagatcCATATGTGGGCGtcgagaaaaaagaaagagaaaaaaggactTTGGAACCAAGAACTAAAATATTTGTATAAGTGagaaagaaacacacacacacacacacacatatatataaaatagacaTTCTTTGGGCCCGACCGAGGAGCCTCTTTTCTTCATAATTTGTTACCCTAGTCATTTCATTTGCTTCTTATCTCAATGTGATTAACTTTAACTTATTGAATGATCAATATCCAACCcattctctaacaaatttattatggTGGGCTTATTGGGCCACTGTCTGAGTCTTTTTTTGGCCGTGGATCAAGTTGTGCCCTTATAATTGGCGCCATTTGTGGGAAATATTGAACATACCTAAGTTAGTTCAACCATGGTGGGTTTAGAGGAGTCAGTGGGATtgcaacatcaagatcattttttgAATCTTGAGCGAGGGAGAGATTGTGAGGTTAGTGTGCACATAACTCGTACTAGTAGGAGTCATTCTAGAAGTGGGAGCCATGTGTCTCATGGGGAGGATACCAAAAACTTGCAGCTGGAGGTAGATTATTTACGTAAGAAGTTACGTTGGAAGTAGAGGAGAGGGACACCATTAAGCGCAAAATCTatgtctgatgatgatgatagttaTAGACCTCGATCAAGGACTCCTCCCAATGAGTCTTTCTCTTATAGTGAAGAGTGTCATCATAAGAAAAGGAATAGAAGCTCGACTTATAAAGGCTTGGTAAATGATGCTATAAGCAAGGCCTTGCGTCAAATCTTGAAGTCCCCATTTACTCAGAAGATTGACAGGGCAAACCTTCCTTGGCGGTTCACGCAGCCCACATTTACCATGTATAATGGTAGAACGGACCCGGTGGAGCATGTCAGTCATTTTAACCAAAAATGACTGTTTACTTCAGGAACGAGgccttgatgtgcaaggtgtACCCATCTAGCTTAAGGCTAGTtgcgatgaggtggtttgatggttTGGAGGAAGGATTAATTAACTCATTTCAAGAGCTTACCAGGGCCTTTGGAGCCTGATTTGTCACTTGTAGTAGGGTTCCTTATCCCCTGGACTCTTTGCTATCTATGACTATGCGAGAAGGTGACACTCTGAAGACTTACTTGgataggtattgggagatgtttaatgagatagataaAAATTTCGAGGATGTAGCAAAAAGGACGTTTAAGGTCGGTTTGCCCACTGAGCACAATTTAAGGAAGTCCTTGACTAGGAAGCCTGCCCGAACTATGAGTCAATTAATGAACCCAATTGATGAGTATAAACAGGTGGAGGAGGATTAgcaaaaaggaaagggaaaagcGAAGGTAATTCCCCAGGATCGAAGAGATTTTAGGTCAGAAAGGTATAACAGCAATCAGCCCAGAAGGGACTTTGCTGGACATACTGGGCCTACTATTGCTTAGGCGGTTAACATAGTGTTTAGGGAGCCTATACACCAAATCCTGGAGAAGATAAAGAATGAGCAtatttcaaatggccaaataagatgggaggagaTCCTGTGCatgccaaaaatatatttaatggaCTCACAATCTATTCGTATTATAGGTTTTTAggtttcctactatgggtggcCCTTTGTATGAAGACTCAAAAGCTCCTTCTAGATGATGCAAGCcaatttctctctccctctcttgcTTACTCCCTCCTTGAAAACAATTACTCTTTTCTCTATCTAATTTCCCCACACTCTTGCCAACCCCTTTTTCTTACTCTGTCACCCTATTTATAATTGGAGATAAGTGGAGGGGTTATGATTACCTTCTGATGGCGGTCCAATTCCATCGTCCCTAAGTGGTTATTTTGTTGAGATAGGTGGTAATGGCAATGGAACTGCTTCCCATCTCTAGAGGACTGCTCGGCGGTGATATTTCCTAAGGCAGTGCCAGGAGGCCGTGAAGTTACATTGCCGAGCAATCACGCAGCCGTTCAAGTTGAGATAGATTAGGGAGAGAGACTCATTTTTGATGTTTAGGACAAAAATGGTCCCATTATGGCTTGTGGgctttttagatgccttttAGGGATACTATCAAATACCATTAGCTCTGGttgaccaagagaagactgcttttgtAACGCCCACTAGGAATTATCattacaaggtgatgccatttagattgaagaatgctgggtcTACTTACCAGAGGATGATAACTAGAATGCTTGAACCCCAACTTGGCAAGAATATTGAAGTctatattgatgacatggtggtgaaaagtaaagcAGAGATCGAGCATGTGAATGACCTCGGAAGTGTTTTTTAGGTGTTAAGAAAGCATAAATTACGTCTTAATGCTTCTAAATGTTCCTTTGGTGTTAGTTCATGCAAGTTTTTGGGTTACATGGTTACTTACCGTGGGATTGAAGTTAAACCTGATCAGATTAAGACAATCAATGATTTGCAACCTCCTTGGAATCCTAAGGAGGTCCAAAAGTTAACAGGAATGACTGCATCCTTGAACAGATTTATCTCTTGGTCCGCGGATAGATGTAGGTCATTCTTCCAACTCTTGCATAAGTTTAAGGGGTTTGAGTGGAATGAGTATGCCCTAGCTTTTCAGCAATTGAAGGATTGCCTTTCTTAGCCGCCCATTCTGTCCAGACGCAAGGAGGAAGAAGTTCTTTTTGCCTACATAGCTATGGCATctcatgcagttagtttggtatTGGTGAGGGTAGAGAATGGAGTATAGCGGCTAGTCTATTATATGAGTAAGTCATTACATGAAGCAAAGGTTCGTTATTTACCCTTAGAAAAAGCCATTTTGGTAGTAGTGCACACTACACAAAAACTCCCTCATTACTTTCAGGCTCATACAGTTGTGGTTTTAACTCAACTCTCTCTGTAGTTGTTGCTCCAAAAGGTTGATTATAAGGGGATAATTGCCAAGTGGGGGACGATCTTGGGGGCATTTGACATAAAGCATATGCTTCTAACCTCCATTAAAGGGaaggttcttgcagatttggtggtCAAGTTTACTGAGTCTCCATTAGAGGGGGTAGACGAAGAACATAGCCCACGAGGAAAGCAAGTTCAGGCAATTTCTATATGAGGACCCTCATCCTAGAAGTTATATGTTGACGGTACGGCAAATCAGAGGGGATTTGGGGTGGGGCTGGTTCTAGTGTCCCCGAACAGGATCACCATTGAGAAATCTTTAAGATTAGGTTTCTCGGCCATgaacaatgaagctgagtacgaGACTTTGTTAGAAGGGATTGCTATGGTTTAGAAGGTGGGAGGAAAGGTCGTTGAGGTGTTCTCGGACTCAAGGTTGATTGTAGGACAAGTAAAGAGAGAGCTGGAAGTTAGGGATTTGAGAATGTAAGGGTATCCGAATCAAGCTCGGCATTTGCAGTcaggttttgaatttttcaccaTACAACAAATCCCAAGAAGCAGTAATACCCATTTTGACTACTTGGCAACTCTGGTAACCTCCTCTGGACAAGACTTACCTCGGGTTATACTTGTTGAGGATCTACATAAGCCTGCCGAGGAGAAAAAGGGGAAAGTCCAAGTTCACCAGATTATGGttgggcctagttggatggatcctttGGTTCTATTTCTCAAGGAGGGTGTTTTGAATAATGAGAAGGGAGATGCTGAAAAGATACGGAGGAAAGCTCCTCAATTTTGGTTGTTTGAGGAGCAAAAGTTGTACAAGCGTTCCTTCTCTGGACCATACTTGCTTTGTGTTCATCTTAAGACAGTGAAACCACTTTTGaaagagttgcatgaagggataTGTGGAAGTTATAAAGGGGGTAGGTCATTGTCACATAGAGCCCTcactcaagggtattggtggtTGAGTATGTAGAAAGAAGCACAATAGTACGttaaaaaatgtgatcaatgccaaagATTTGTTTCAAATATTCATCAGCTCAAAGGATTCtcaatcctttgtctagtccatGGCCATTTGCTCAATAGGGCTTGGACATCATAGGACCATTTCCCAGGGCTGTGGGAAACCGAAGATGACTCTTGGTtggaactgattacttcacaaagtgggtaGAGGCCGAGCCATTGTCCAATATCAAAGATGTAGATGCAAAAAAGTTCATTTGGAAGAACATCATTACTCAATTTGGGATTCCTCACATCCTCATCTCGAACAATGGGCTCTAATTTGACAACAAAGCCTTCAAGAGATACGCTGTGAGCTGGGCATTAGAAACTGATATTCAACTCCAACCTATccgcaaggaaatgggcaagctaAAGCCGTCAACAAATTCATAGTAAATGGGCTTAAAAAGAGGTTAGATGAAGTAAAAGGTAGATGGGTAAAAGAACTACTACACATCCTTTAGACATATTGGACCACCCCTCGTCGATCGACAGGAGAAAACTCTTTTCAATGACCTATGGGTTTGAGGTTGTGATCCCTCTAGAGTCTGGGTTTCCAACATTAAGGACAAGCTTGTTCACCCCAGATAGTAATGATCAACTATTGGAGAAAAATTTAGACTTGGTTGATGAACGAAGGGAAGCGGCCATGGTTCAACTGGCGTACTACCAGTAGAAACTTAAGCAGGGGTATGATACTAGTATGAGGGTAAAGCCATTAGCCTCAAGAGACTTAGTGTTGAGGAAAGTAGTCGGTACTGCAAAGAATCCATCATGAGGAAAGTTAGGGCCAATTGGGAAGGGTCATATCGCATAACCTTGGTAGATAGAGTAGGTGcctactttttgaaaaatctagatgaaaatgttgtaccacgtccatggaatgtaaataatctactaagatactattattaatgaaagacaatcatgtcattttctattttaatcaTTGTATGTCTTATCTCaattgttaaatagaacctcggttatgtttggttcctcggaccacataccttgggtaaattaacactaaGGTcgttctaagtgttaaacagaacattggctaGGTTCAATTCCTCGGGTTATCtgtcttgggtaaattaatactaaGACCATTTTTATGTTAACCTCGGGTTACCTTGTCAAGCCCCAAGCccaaaagggtccaaagcatgaaAAACGAGCCTTCGAGAGAACCTGTATAggattattgttattattttttccattgaagaagtaaataaatatattgatttCTCCACAATacaagtcagagctctatgacACATTTACAAGCAATACAAACTACAATTCATGTGTCTCCAAAAACACTTAACAATCCAACACTCCaaataaaacaatcaaaaaGCCACAATCCTCTCTAAGGTATGCAACCTCAACAAAAAATCTAGGCCTACAACACCCAAGGCTAATAGACCTCAAGTATCCAACCTCCAATAGAATTAATTATGATCTCGTTGAACTTTGCAAGATTGAGTCATCAACCACCAATGGCCCAAGTCTCCCAATTTAAAATAGCACTCCAA
This region includes:
- the LOC142607066 gene encoding aspartyl protease family protein 2 is translated as MVSLSPLSLLLLRLLFLFTLTHLSTSQNTTTKHYYLKLPLLHKTPPPSPSQSLLHDSLRLSHLHHHSHHHLHRLTSPVISGASSGSGQYFISLLLGTPPQPLLLIADTASDLIWTHCSASTHHNNNPHNPIFFPRLSASFKPHHCFHPSCKLVPNPPNSHCNNASTLHTPCLFNYSYADSSSSSGFFSTETASFLSKHKHEHKPTNLTLSFGCGFWVSGTEFNSAQGVMGLGRGPISFTSQLGRRFGNKFSYCLKDYTLSPPPTSYLTIGGGETQNDNVVSSKMKFTPLVVNPLSPSFYYIGIKSVSVDGAKLRIHPSVWSIDDNGNGGTVIDSGTTLTFLAEEAYGEVVTAIRRRVRNLTVPSPTPGFELCVNESKLVKGTSLPRLKFELVGNSAFSPPPRNYFIATEERVMCLAIQPVNSETGFSVIGNLMQQGFLLEFDRDRSRLGFSRHGCDVP